The Legionella spiritensis DNA segment GAGTGGGTCAACAACCTTTACGGCAAGAAATACGCTCATCTTCGAACTAAAAAATTCGAGAAAGGTTTTGGTGAAGGAAAAGGGCTTGAACAACATGGATTGACGCCGGACATTGTCGCCTGGATGGATAAGGCAATGGACGCTTATTTGAAACAGCGCACCTATGATATCCTGGCTAATATCGGAAAAATTTCTTCGGCAAGCCTAATGCAAAACTGGAGTGAATTCATGGATGAAGTATGTGGTGAGCAGGAAGATAAAAAAGCGGAGGTTGTAAAAATTGCCTTGCGGGATGAAAAAATCAGTCGAGAAGCTAAAGAGTGGTTAAAAACGGTATTTAAACTGTAAAGCATTTACCATGATTTTCTCTTTGGGCCGTGTTGTCACGGCCTAGGCTCTGTGAACCAATTTTTTCCGATCGAAAACAAAGCAACTATAGTTGCGCAACAAATAATAATGTCTTGTAGCCCGTCATGAAGGCTTCGCCGTAATGCGGGAAAACGTTCATAAGTGGCACATCAAATCCGCAATACGGCCGCAGGCCTCCTTACGGGCTACTGTTTTTTCGCAAAAAATGGTGCGAAGAAAATTTTTGTTCACAGAGCCTAGTACAGCGTTTCACTGATTCTGTCCTGTGATGCTTAGGACAGGGTACAAACGTTTTAATTTAATTCTGGCGTCCTCGGTTGTAAACTGCCAATCGATGGTCGCCTCCTCTGCATCCCTGTTCTTATTCCATTCAGCTACTTCGTGAATAAACGTCTCTTTATCTGCAATCCGCCTATTCAGACATTGTCTGCCCAGATGACTTAATTCAATTTCAGCCATATTCAACCAACTACCATGTTTTGGCGTGTAATGAATTTCCAATTTATCCAATATTCTCTTGGCTTCCGCTGGCTCGAATACCTCATATAATGAGGAACCTGTATGTGTATTTAAGTTATCCATGACCAATACAATCTTATCGACAGACGGATAATGGTTATCAACCAACTCTTTAATAAAAAGAGCCCAATCCGCCTTTTTTCGATGGTCAGTCACTTTTGTTGTACGTTTACCTATCAAAGGCTCACAACTTAAAAAAACATTACAAACACCATTTCTTTCATATTCAGCATCATAGCGCACACTTTCTCCAGGGCTTGCTGGAATAGGTGTCCTTGTTTCTTTGACCAACTGCTTATTCGTTTCATCCATACAAACAACTGGCCGTCTTGCATCATAAGGACGTTTGTAAATATCCAATACATCCTCCATTTTACAAACAAAATCAGCATTTGCTTCGGGTGGAATACACCATTCTCGTTTTTGCCATGGCTTTATTTCGTTTTTTTTAAAACCCTACTCACTGTTACAGGGGACACACTATCAACGATTTCCAGTTCTATCAGCTTGTTGGCTAACAGCTTTAATGTCCACCGATTCCTTCCTTCTGGAGGTGTTGAACAACATAGAGCAACTAGATGAGCTTCTCGTTCCCCATCAATTTTACGACCCTTGGGATTAGTATGTGCTCTACGTGATAATGCTGACTCCATTCCTTCCTCAACAAATCGTTGTCTTATTCGTGCCACCGTTTTAGTACATATATGCATTTCAGTGGCTATTTCTTCATCTGTTTTAGGCTTTACTTTTTTATCGTTTTCATCTGCTGATAATAAAACTCTCGCATGCATTAATTTATTTGCTGCTGTTTTTCCCACTCGAATCAACGTTAGTAATTCTGTGCGTTCTTCTAATGTGAGTTTTACTATATACTTGTCCATGTGTGCTTCTTCCCAATGCGCCTCAAGAACGCGGGAGGTTAGCACACGTCCCTATTGCAGGACAAAATCAGTGAAACGCTGTACTAGGGCGTGTCCTAATTATCTTCAATCATCGCAACCGCTTCCTTCTCGTTTATCGCTTTTAGAAACGATAAACCGTAATGAGTCAGTTTGTGCTGCCCAACGCCGGAAACGGTAAGCATTTGCTCCAGGGTTGCCGGTTTTTTTCTTACCATGTCATGCAGGGTCGTATCGCTGAAAATCATAAATGGCGGTTTTTCCTCTTCCTCGGCCAACCGGCGGCGAAGCTTGCGCAATTTGTCAAACAGGGGATCCTGGGTCATGACCAAGTCATGAATTCGTGATTTTTTCTCGCTTTTGCCAGTGACTTCAACGCGAGGGACGGTCAGTGAAATGGTTTCCTCGCCTTTTAACAGTGGAATCGCTTTGCTGTTCAGGCGCAAGACATTGAATTGAGCGGTATCCTGATAACAAAATCCCTTATGAATCAACTGCCAGGCCAGATTTTTCCAATAATGCGCCGATTTGTCACGGCCGATACCAAACGTGCTGAGCGTATCATGGTGTGCCTGCTTGATCTTGTCCGAATTGCTGCCGCGTAACACGTCAATGGTGTAGGTCATGCCGTAATTTTGTCGGAGTCTATAAATGCAGGATAGGAGTTTTTGCGCGTCCTCGGTGGCGTCTACGGTTTGGGGCGGAGAATCGCAAACGTCGCAATATCGGCACGCTGTCTGTGTGGATTCATCAAAATAGTTCAGTAATATCTGCCGGCGGCAATGTGTGGCCTCGGCAAAAGCCAGCATCTGATTTAATTTGGAGGTTTCAACACGCTGCTGCATTTCACTGGTCATGGTCGCAATCCAGCCCCGCAAACGGCCGCTGTCGGCCGGATCATATAAAAGTAGCGCTTGGGCCGGCAAACCGTCGCGTCCGGCCCGTCCGGTTTCCTGATAATAACTTTCTATGTTTTTGGGTAAATCGTAATGAACAACGAATCGTACGTTGGGCTTATCAATACCCATACCGAAGGCCAGGGTGGCAACGACGATGTCAATTTGATCATGCCGAAACAGGGTTTGTGCCTCGCGTCGTTGCATATGGGACAAGCCGGCATGGTAGGCTCGGGCTCGAAATCCGTCCTTCTGTAATTTTTCGGCCAGTTTCTCCACGCTGTTGCGAGTACCGCAGTAAATAATTCCGGCCTGATTATCCTGCGTCTGTAAAAACTGTTTCAGTTGTCCGGACGGGTTGTTTTTCGTCAAGACCCGGTAATGAATATTAGGACGGTTAAAGGATGCGACGTATTGTTTGGGTTTGTAATGCAAGCGCTCTACGATATCCTGGCGGGTTTGTTGATCCGCTGTTGCGGTCAAAGCAATGACAGGAACGGTCGGGAAATGATTTTTTAACAAACCAAGTGCCGCGTATTCGGGACGGAAGTCATGTCCCCATTGTGAAATACAATGCGCCTCATCAATGGCGAACAGACTTAATTCGCAAGA contains these protein-coding regions:
- a CDS encoding IS630 family transposase (programmed frameshift) → MDKYIVKLTLEERTELLTLIRVGKTAANKLMHARVLLSADENDKKVKPKTDEEIATEMHICTKTVARIRQRFVEEGMESALSRRAHTNPKGRKIDGEREAHLVALCCSTPPEGRNRWTLKLLANKLIELEIVDSVSPVTVSRGFKKNEIKPWQKREWCIPPEANADFVCKMEDVLDIYKRPYDARRPVVCMDETNKQLVKETRTPIPASPGESVRYDAEYERNGVCNVFLSCEPLIGKRTTKVTDHRKKADWALFIKELVDNHYPSVDKIVLVMDNLNTHTGSSLYEVFEPAEAKRILDKLEIHYTPKHGSWLNMAEIELSHLGRQCLNRRIADKETFIHEVAEWNKNRDAEEATIDWQFTTEDARIKLKRLYPVLSITGQNQ
- the recQ gene encoding DNA helicase RecQ; this encodes METTIQSTADLTVARSVLKEYFGFDTFRGLQESIIEELIAGHDLLVLMPTGGGKSLCYQIPALVRYGVAVVVSPLIALMEDQVAALKTQGIRAAYYNSSLSSDEAKQVLTQLHNNELDLLYIAPERLVNPAFLDRLKSCELSLFAIDEAHCISQWGHDFRPEYAALGLLKNHFPTVPVIALTATADQQTRQDIVERLHYKPKQYVASFNRPNIHYRVLTKNNPSGQLKQFLQTQDNQAGIIYCGTRNSVEKLAEKLQKDGFRARAYHAGLSHMQRREAQTLFRHDQIDIVVATLAFGMGIDKPNVRFVVHYDLPKNIESYYQETGRAGRDGLPAQALLLYDPADSGRLRGWIATMTSEMQQRVETSKLNQMLAFAEATHCRRQILLNYFDESTQTACRYCDVCDSPPQTVDATEDAQKLLSCIYRLRQNYGMTYTIDVLRGSNSDKIKQAHHDTLSTFGIGRDKSAHYWKNLAWQLIHKGFCYQDTAQFNVLRLNSKAIPLLKGEETISLTVPRVEVTGKSEKKSRIHDLVMTQDPLFDKLRKLRRRLAEEEEKPPFMIFSDTTLHDMVRKKPATLEQMLTVSGVGQHKLTHYGLSFLKAINEKEAVAMIEDN